One genomic region from Phocoena sinus isolate mPhoSin1 chromosome 3, mPhoSin1.pri, whole genome shotgun sequence encodes:
- the AMH gene encoding muellerian-inhibiting factor, with product MQGPPLSQLALMLLAMGALLGARTLRGEVTSTPAQPREPTPGGGGGGLILHQDWDWPPPGVWPPGSPRDPLCLVTLDGAGNRSSAPLRVVGALSGYERAFLEAVRRAHWGPRDLATFAVCPPGDGQPALPHLQQLQAWLGGPGGRRLVVLHLEEVTWELTPLLRFQEPPPGGASPEELALMVLYPGPGPEVTVTGAGLPGAQSLCLSRDSRYLPLVVGRPEAAWRGPGLALTLRRRGDGAPLSTAQLQALLFGADSRCFTRMTPALLLLPPRGPTPMPAHGQLDLVPFPQTRPSPEPEEVPPSADPFLETLTRLVRALRGPASRASPPRLALDPGSLAGFPQGQVNLSDPAALERLLDGEEPLLLLLPPTAATPGVPAPLQGSASALWAAGLARRVAAELQAAAAELRGLPGLPPAATPLLARLLALCPGNPVGPGGPLRALLLLKALQGLRAEWRGRERSGSARAQRSAGAAATDGPCGLRELSVDLRAERSVLIPETYQANNCQGACGWPQSDRNPRYGNHVVLLLKMQARGAALARPPCCVPTAYAGKLLISLSEERISAHHVPNMVATECGCR from the exons ATGCAGGGTCCACCTCTCTCTCAGCTGGCCCTGATGCTGTTGGCAATGGGGGCCCTGCTGGGGGCCAGGACCCTCAGGGGAGAGGTCACCAGCACCCCGGCCCAGCCCAGGGAGCCAACCCCAGGCGGCGGAGGCGGAGGGCTCATCTTGCACCAAGACTGGGACTGGCCACCCCCTGGCGTCTGGCCACCAGGCAGCCCTCGGGACCCCCTGTGCCTGGTAACCCTGGATGGGGCTGGCAACAGGAGCAGTGCTCCCCTGCGGGTGGTGGGGGCCCTGAGCGGCTACGAGCGGGCGTTCCTAGAGGCCGTGCGGCGCGCCCACTGGGGGCCCCGGGACCTGGCCACCTTTGCAGTCTGCCCCCCGGGAGACGGGCAGCCCGCCCTGCCCCATCTCCAGCAGCTGCAGGCATGGCTTGGGGGGCCCGGGGGGCGGCGGCTGGTGGTCCTACACTTGGAGGAAG TGACGTGGGAGCTGACACCCTTGCTGAGGTTCCAGGAGCCTCCACCTGGAGGAGCCAGCCCCGAAGAGCTGGCGCTGATGGTGCTGTACCCAGGGCCTGGCCCGGAGGTCACCGTCACCGGGGCCGGGCTGCCCGGCGCCCAG AGCCTCTGCCTGAGCCGGGACTCCAGGTACCTGCCCTTGGTTGTGGGACGCCCCGAGGCGGCCTGGCGCGGGCCTGGGCTCGCCCTGACCCTGCGGCGCCGCGGAGACG GTGCGCCTCTGAGCACCGCCCAGCTGCAGGCGCTGCTGTTCGGCGCCGACTCCCGCTGCTTCACACGGATGACCCCGGCGCTGCTCCTGCTGCCGCCGCGGGGTCCCACGCCGATGCCCGCGCACGGCCAGCTGGACTTGGTGCCCTTCCCGCAGACCAG GCCGTCCCCAGAGCCCGAGGAGGTGCCGCCCAGCGCCGATCCCTTCCTGGAGACGCTCACGCGCCTGGTGCGCGCGCTGCGGGGACCCGCGTCCCGAGCCTCGCCGCCGCGTCTGGCCCTGGACCCGGGCTCGCTGGCCGGTTTCCCGCAGGGCCAGGTCAACCTGTCGGACCCCGCGGCGCTGGAGCGCCTGCTCGACGGCGAGgagccgctgctgctgctgctaccgcCCACGGCAGCCACCCCTGGGGTCCCCGCGCCACTGCAGGGTTCGGCGTCCGCGCTGTGGGCCGCGGGCCTAGCGCGCAGGGTAGCCGCCGAGCTTCAGGCGGCGGCCGCAGAACTGCGCGGCCTCCCGGGGCTGCCGCCCGCCGCCACCCCGCTGCTGGCACGCCTACTGGCGCTGTGCCCGGGGAACCCGGTCGGCCCCGGCGGTCCGCTGCGCGCGCTGCTGCTGCTGAAAGCGCTGCAGGGCCTGCGCGCCGAGTGGCGCGGGCGGGAGCGGAGCGGGTCGGCACGGGCGCAGCGCAGCGCCGGCGCCGCGGCCACCGACGGGCCCTGCGGGCTGCGCGAGCTGAGCGTGGACCTCCGCGCCGAGCGCTCGGTGCTCATCCCCGAGACGTACCAGGCCAACAACTGCCAGGGCGCGTGCGGCTGGCCGCAATCGGACCGCAACCCGCGGTACGGCAACCACGTGGTGCTCCTGCTGAAGATGCAGGCCCGCGGCGCTGCCCTGGCGCGCCCGCCCTGCTGCGTGCCCACGGCCTACGCCGGCAAGCTCCTCATCAGCCTGTCCGAGGAGCGCATCAGCGCGCACCACGTGCCCAACATGGTGGCCACCGAGTGCGGCTGCCGGTGA
- the JSRP1 gene encoding junctional sarcoplasmic reticulum protein 1: MTTRALEELDGGLGSCQVDEDLSALADPCPGRPREDRAQATSRLADSSSWPHDSQEPAAEGSPAGGVDAWPKKTEKEPVDKVASGPGKERLKAGASPRSPAQKKAQAAPPSQPPPTPPVLSEELLWGHLTLNRCLVLASLVALLGSAFQLCREAVAGEAEAPAPVPEPWVPPSSSLKEPASPLPKSVAWAPPLGSLEPPAKVEERAAVPRSSGAAGKDKGESEEAAEEERVPLADRGPKERRKKAERLRKERPRKERPQKEERPRRERSRKERPRAAGEALPRRWEAREGGHRAWAGESRDPEHRKRQVWASPRRPDEEDRPPGRQKHHAGKGRD, from the exons ATGACAACCAGGGCCTTGGAGGAGTTGGATGGAGGCCTGGGCAGTTGCCAAGTGGACGAGGACCTCTCTGCACTGGCTGACCCCTGCCCAGGCCGGCCCCGGGAGGACAGGGCTCAAG CGACATCCAGGCTGGCCGACTCCAGCAGCTGGCCCCAT GATTCTCAGGAGCCGGCAGCTGAGGGCAGCCCCGCAGGCGGTGTGGATGCTTGgcccaagaaaacagaaaaggagccTGTGGACAAAGTGGCCTCCGGACCGGGTAAGGAGAGGCTGAAAGCAGGAGCAA GCCCCCGGAGCCCCGCGCAGAAGAAGGCGCAGGCCGCGCCGCCCTCGCAGCCGCCGCCCACGCCCCCGGTCCTGAGCGAGGAGCTGCTCTGGGGACACCTGACACTCAACAGGTGCCTGGTGCTCGCCTCGCTCGTGGCGCTGCTGGGCTCCGCCTTCCAGCTGTGCCGAG AGGCCGTGGCGGGGGAGGCGGAAGCCCCTGCGCCTGTCCCTGAGCCGTGGGTCCCGCCAAGCTCGTCCCTGAAGGAGCCAGCGTCACCCCTG CCAAAGTCCGTGGCCTGGGCCCCCCCACTGGGATCGCTCGAGCCCCCGGCGAAGGTAGAGGAAAGGGCCGCGGTTCCCAGGAGCAGCGGGGCTGCAGGGAAGGACAAAGGGGAGTCTGAGGAGGCCGCTGAGGAGGAGCGTGTGCCGCTTGCCGACCGAGGGCCCAAAGAGAGGCGGAAGAAGGCGGAGAGGCTGAGAAAGGAGAGGCCCCGTAAGGAGAGACCACAGAAGGAAGAGAGGCCGAGGAGGGAGAGATCCCGGAAAGAGAGGCCGCGGGCTGCCGGGGAGGCCCTACCCCGACGCTGGGAGGCACGCGAAGGGGGCCATCGGGCATGGGCGGGAGAGTCCAGAGACCCCGAGCATAGGAAGAGGCAGGTCTGGGCCTCCCCGCGGCGCCCCGATGAGGAGGACCGGCCTCCCGGCCGCCAGAAGCACCACGCGGGCAAGGGGCGGGACTGA